TTATAATCCGGATGGTAGTATTAAAAACTTTTTCAGGGAATAATCAGGAAAACTTCCGCGTTGTTTCCTTCATCCTGATCCAAACCAGCACACCGGAGAGAAATGTTACAAACCCTGCAATATGTACCGCCCAAACGAGGCCCAGGAAGTTAGATACAATGCCTGCCATCACTGCTCCAACGGCATAGCCGATATCCCGCCAGAAACGATATACTCCCAGAGAAGAGGCGCGCCACGAAGGATGAGCCGCATCGCTGACAGCCGCCAGCAAGGCCGGATAAACCATGGCAGTACCGATGCCTAACAAGATGGAGCCTGTTAGTCCGGATGTAAGCGGAGGAAAGAATTCGAAGCCTATCACGATATGCCCCAGCACCTGCACAAACATTCCCCATACGATCAATGGCTTCCTGCCGATACGATCAGCCAGCGGTCCGGTGATGATCTGCCCTGCGCCCCATACAACCGGGTAAACTGCTTTGATCCAGCCTATACCTTCCAGGCCAACGCCCATCGACAAAAACAGCAACGGAAAAACGCCCCACGACATACCATCATTCAGATTATTAATCAGGCCTGCCTGAGAAACTGCAAAGAGGTTCTTATTTCTCAGAGAGGTTTCCCTGAATACCCATAACAGATCGGGCTTATGCAACTGCTCTCCCGATGTGGTAGCGGCCACCTGTGCCGATTCCAGCCGGGCATGCTGACGGGTATCCTTTATGACGAGTATCGATAACAGCAGACCGGCAATTGTGTAAAAGATACCAATGAAAAACGGTTGAGGCCTCAGTCCGTAATGCGAGGCAAGGTAGCCTGTCAGCAAAGCTGTTAGTCCTACGGCGCCGTATCCGGCAGCTTCGTTCAATCCCATGGCAAGTCCTCGTTTCTTAGGACCTACCAGGTCTATTTTCATATTAACGGTCATTGACCAGGTGAGCCCCTGGCTGATGCCGAGCAGTATATTGGCGGCAATGATCCAGTTCCAGGTTGGTCCCCAGGCCAGAATAAAAGGCACAGGTAACCCAACAATCCAACCGAGTACCAGCACCCGTTTGCGGGTGTATTTATCAGCCAGCACACCGGAAATAAGATTGGTGAAGGCCTTGACTACACCAAAGGCAATGATGAAAGAAAACACCACTATGTCGGAACCTATCTTAAATTCTTCCGTACCTACCAGTGGTACGATGGTTCTTTCCAGTCCTACCATGCCGCCTACCAGCATGTTGACCAGTATCAGCAGGGTGAATTGTTTCCAGTTCTCTTTTAACCCTAACTTAATTTCCACGTATGAATAATTTGAGCCACTTTTAAGTGTTAATGGTAGTTAAATGATTGTTATTGGTGTGGGTGCTCCACTGGTAACCCTCTCAACGCCCAGTCGGGAAACCCTTCGTTCATACGGGAGGCTTTATAGCCTTTCTTTTTCAGTATGGCTACCGCTTCATCGGCATACACGCAAAAAGGCCCGCGGCAGTAGGCAACAATCATTTTGCTTTTAGGCAAATTCTTCAGGTGTTTTCCGAGTTTATCTACCGGCATCGAGATGGCCCGGTGAATATGACCTCTGTTGTATTCTTCTTCAGGCCTTACATCCAGTAGTATCACCTCATTATTCGCGACCATTTTCGCCAGTGTTTCGGCGGGAACGGCGTTTATCTCCCCATATCCTTTCCTGAAATCGGTTACTATTTTTTCTATCTCCGCATTATACACCAGGCCTAACTCACGTAAACCAGACCAGGCATTGAATACATTTTCTCCGGCGAGGCTGTAATGAATGAAATTACCGTTGCGTGTGATACTAACCAGTTTGGCGTTCTTTAAGGTTTGCAGATGCTGCGACGCGTTGGCCACAGACATACCGGTATAATTGGCTATCTCTTCCACAGAAAACGGTCCCTGTGCCAGCAGATCTACTATTTCCAACCGGTGCGGATTGCTCAGGGCTTTTGTCACCTTCGATAATTCAGCATACACTTTATCTTTAAAATCTCTCTTATTCATACAAATATGATTTTATCATTCCTGGGTAGGGTATTTTTTATCCAGCCAGTTGACCTTTATATTTTTGGGCAGATCGAGCAGTTTGGCATTTTTGAAGCCCATTGCAGTCAGTGTTTGAAAGGCAGGGCGTATATTGGGGCATTTGTCAAACGGACAGCAGCCACAATAGATCACCACCTCTTTATCTTTCTTCACGTTTTTCAAATATGCTTTGAGTTTTTCCATACCGGCCTGTTCGTGGGCAGGGCCTATATCAACGGAGCCTTTGATCAACGCACCGGGTCCAACGCTGAGAATGAGCAGGTCGGCGGTCTGATGCGCGGAGATCTTATCAGCCAGGTCGGCGGGAGCCATTAGCTGGCTGCTATTCCAGGGATCTTTCTGCTGGGCAATGATTTTATTGCTGAAGGCGGCAAGTGCAAGCAGGAGTATGGTGATATATTTCATGGTGGTATTTTTTGTAAAGGTAGGTAAATCTATTCAATGAATAAATTGAATTGTTGGATAGAGGCTTTACTCCCATAAATACCAGGTCTCCATCAAAGAGAATTACCTGGGCATAAAAAAACTCAACGCAGATACCGTGCGTACCAGGCTATTATTTTAGCAAAAATATTTGAAATGTTTTTTTTGTTATGTAGATTGTGCGTATAACCAGCAAACCGGATCTGTAAAATATTAGGTTTCAGTTCGGGAATAAATTCAGCTATTACACAAAATGTAGCTTATATCTATGTAGTCATGTATTGTAGCCCGTTGGTCTATGTTAGCCTATACTACCGTACAGCCAATTGGGGATGAAAATAGTTAACACCAGATGTCAATTTCTTTAACTCAGTAAATTACCTGAAAAATGCGCATTATCCTTGCCTTATGTTTCATCATGACATTCTTTTTGATGCCTGTAACAGCTACCTGTGCTACATCAAATGCCGCCCCGGGCGATTGGATAACTATTGGAAACACCAATGGTCCTGCACCGGCTTATAGCTTGCTTTACTACAAATTCCTGCAGCTCAATGCTGACACCGACCGTTATGAAAGCATCTATGAAGTGAGCGTTCAGGCAGACGCTAATTTCTTTAATATGCAGGGAACATACAGAATAAGGGTGGATAAACATGAATGGACGACTGGCGGAAGATTTGATGGCATGGAGATAAAATGTATCTCCGGTAATCCAGGTGCTGCCTCCTTTTATATTTACAATAACGCTCTGTGGTTGCGCTCCAACTACCTGTGGGGGATAATCGTTTATAGGACGGTAGGGGACTGGAGTGTAGGCTCGCCCCTGAATACCAGCCCTTTCAGTCAGACAACAACAGCGCCAACAGGCTATTTAACCAGCACTGCTTCCTCTGGAATGAAGTGCGACTTTGATAATAACAAATTTTACCCGTTATCTTATGAAGATGTATATGGCAATGTGACTGTATCAGGAAAGTTGGGAGCCGGCACGGTGCCTGCTTATGCGCTACACACAGTTGCACGGGGAAATACTAACGATGCCGCCGCTTTTTTATGGGGCGAAAATTATGGAGTAGCTGTGGGTACGCAGAACGCAAGTGCTTCGAATTATTCTTTTGCTGTGCTCAATAATGCTACTTTCGACGGTGCAGCTGCTCCGGGGGGAACCAGACCTTTATTTTATGTACGTGGCGATGGTAACGTAGGCATTGGCACATTCACTCCACAGGCTAAACTGGCAGTTAACGGCGACCTGCTTGCAAAAAAGGTAAGAGTTACCCAAACCGGCTGGGCCGATTTTGTTTTTCATCCGGACTATCAGCTGCCCGGTCTGCAACAGGTAGAGGAATATATCACGCTACACCGCCACCTGCCCGATATTCCGGCCGCCGAAGTAGTGGAAAAAGAAGGATTGGATGTAGCAGAAATAAGTAAAAAGATGATGCAGAAGATAGAAGAACTGACGCTGTATATTATTAAGCAAGACAAAAAGATGGCAGAACAAGACAAGAAGATAGCAGAACTGACAAAAGAAATGAGGGCTCAGGTAAAAGTAAATGCACAGTTACAGGAGAAGTTGAAAAATAATGATAGATAGCAATGAATTAATAACTGACCTGTTGAATAGAAGGGGAGAAGTAATCGCAGATACCGTGCGTACCAGGTTATTATTTTAGCAAAAATATTTGAAATGTTTTTTTTGTTATGTAGATTGTGCGTGTAACCAGCAAACCGGATCTGTGAAATATTAGGTTTCAGTTCGGGAATAAATTCAGCTATTACACAAAATGTAGCTTATATCTATGTAGTCATGTATTGTAGCCCGTTGGCCTGTGTTAGCCTATACTATCGTACAGCCAATTGGGAATAGAAACAGTTAACACCAGATGTCAATTTCTTTAACTTAAATAAATTACCTGAAAAATGCGTATTTCCCTTGCCTTATGTTGCATCATGACATTCTTTTTGATGCCTGTAACAGCTACCTATGCTACATCAAATGCCGCCCCGGGCGATTGGATAACTATGGGAGGCACCAATGGTCCTGCTCCGGATTATAGCCTGTATTATTATAAGTTGATGCAGGTTAATGCAGATTCCAATCGTTATTCGGGCATCTATGAGGTGAATATTTCGGCGGATGCCAACTACTTTAATATGCAGGGCACCTACCGGATAAGAGTCGATAAATTTGAGAAAACACCCGGCAGGTTCGATGGCCTGGAAATAAAATGTATTTCCGGTAACCCTGGTGCTGCCACTTTTTACGTTTACAATAATGCTTTGTGGGTACGTGCAAACTTTCAATGGGGGCTTGTTACGTACCGTACGGTTGGCGAATTTGGGCAAGGGACACCCTTGAATAGTTACCCTTATAATCAGACAACAACAACACCAACCGGCTATTTAACTACTACTGCTTCTTCCGGAGTTAAGTGCGATTTTGATAATAACAAATTTTACCCGTTATCTTATGAAGATGTATATGGTAATGTAACTGTATCAGGGAAGCTGGGAGCCGGCACTGTCCCTGCTTATGCGCTGCATACAGCTGCACGGGGCAATACCGGCGGTGCAGCGGCCTACCTTTGGGGCGAATACTACGGAGTAGGTATAGGTACGCAAAATGGCAGCGCTTCTACTTATTCTTTCACGGTGATCAATAATGCAGCTGCTGATGCCACTGCCACTGTTCCGGGAGGCACCACGCCGTTGTTTTGTGTACGTGGCGACGGTAACGTGGGAATAGGCACATTCGTGCCACAGGCCAAACTGGCGGTTAACGGCGACCTGGTTGCAAAAAAGGTAAGAGTCACTCAAGCCGGTTGGGCTGATTTTGTATTTCATCCGGACTATCAGCTGCCAGGTTTGCAACAGGTAGAGGAATATATCACGCTCCACCGCCACCTGCCCGATATTCCGGCCGCCGCAGAAGTGGAAAAAGAAGGACTGGATGTAGCGGAAATGAGTAAAAAGATGATGCAAAAAATAGAGGAGCTGACGCTATATATTATCCTACAGGATAAGAAGATAAACGAGCTGACAAAAGAAGTGAAGGCTCAGGCAAAGGGGAATGCACAGTTATAGGAGAAGGCGAAAAATAATGATAGATAGCAATGTGCTGATAACGGACCTGTTGAATTACACAACGGGTCCGTTATCAGAATAGAGAGTGGCATTGGCGAAATTATTTCAGTTTATTTGCAACAAGCACCCCGCCATTGTTTCAAGCCTATCAATAATAACAAACCTCTTTCGTTCCCGGAATCTTTAGTTCGTACTCCCCGAACTCGAAATGATCCAGCAATGGTAGTTTGGGCAACTTATAGTTATACTTCCGGCTACTTTTCTTTGGAACCTGCGTATTGACTGGCTCTCCATCACAACCGCCATCCGGAATAAATGAAACAATGATATCCCCGGTCGAAAAATTAGCCTCATATACAGTATTACCATAACAATTGGTCGAGAGCGTCAATTGGGAACCAATCAGATACCAGTCATTATCCTGATAACGGAAAAGATGGGTATAGTAGGTAGTATTTCTGTTCCCAAAGAATTTTTCCTGTTTGATTACAATGCAGTTCCGGGCAATGTTGAGGTCTTTAACTACTATCGTGAACAACGATTGCTTGTCAGCCAAATTACCTAGTATCGCCTTGTGCCAGAGCGTTAAGTCGGCCCCGGCAACTTTACAGATATACATGATCCTGGTAAAGTGGCCGTCTTTGCCCGCCGGAGTGTCGTAAATAAAAACCTTTTCTTCTTTCCCATCGCGGTCCAGATCTCCCGTCGCTTCCGCAACTCTTTCATAGGAGGCAGGTATCTTAAAGGTTCCGTTTTGTGTCAGCAGCGTGAAAGGGAATAGCAAAAGGACTAACAAATATTTCAGTGTCATTTGAAAGGATAACATCAGGCGTTCGGTTTTATTCAACGATCTGGCCCAAGTTACAGAAACTTAGAGGAAATACCGGTAATCATCTCCGGAATAGCCACCAGCTTCAAAAACGGCATGCGTGAAGCATGCCGTTTTCTTTCTATCCTGATCACCGGTAACAGGAGCCCAGCTCATCCAGGCTGCTGTTGATGTTAGGATTATACTCGTTTAAAGACCAGATGGCGCCGGTATTGATATCAGCTACATAGAGGTCATAACCGCCTACAGCACCGCTGCGGGTACTGGAAAGCACCACATAGCCGGTTGTACAGGGGAAAGCATCGGAGTAATCGGCATTGCTGTTGTTGAAGGGCAGCCGGGTACGGGTACTGTTACCGAAGTAGCCCATGTATACCTGATCGTGATGATTGCCCGCACTGTACCAGCGGGAATAAAGGAAGGTAGTATTATCCCGCGTGATCGGATAGTATTCCTGTATATTGCTAACATTAGCCAACGCGGTTTTGCCTGTACCATTAATGTTTATCTGGTAGATGTCGGACGCACTGCCTGCTCCCTGGGCAAAGAGCAAACCGGTGGCATCATCTGTATAATACGGCATTCCCTCTTCTATATTAGGGGTATTGGTAACGCTATCGGTAATGTTGCCATTCAGCTCCATAATCCGAAGATCATTATTCTGCTTGAATGCAATGCGGTAGCCGTTGGGCGAGAATTTGGGATCTTCATCGCGCTTCCCGTTTCCCGCGGTAAGATTTACGGGAGGGCCGGCGCTGCCAATATCCCAGATGAAGATATCCCAATCGCCCGAACCGGCAGGTTGTCCCATGAATACTATTTTAGTAGCATCAGGGTTTAAATGCGCGTTCATGGGATAGTCGATATTCCAGTTTTGGTTAAGCCAGGTAAGCTGATTGGTACTGAAATCATACAGATACATGCGCGTGCCCGCGCAGCCATAACAGCTGTAACTGTGGTAAACCAGCTTTCCCGTCAGTGCTGGTTTTACAGCATTTACTGCGGCAACGCTGGTATTGGTATCCGGCTTGTTATCAGTACCTGCAATGGCCTTGTCGTTTTTGGAGCAGGCACAAGAGAGTAGGGCGCCAGCTAAAGCGGTGATAAAAGATAGCATTTTCATACGTTGGAAGTTTTGGTAAAAGAATTACGAATCAGGAATGAATTGAATAATATCAATCGCGAATGTCTTCACGCTATTTCTTCATTCTTTATTCCCAATTCGTAATTACCTGTTAATATCCTTTGTTTTGCGTAAGCTGAGGATTCCTGTTTATTTCACTCTGAGGAATGGGGAGCAGGCTTTTCTCGGCTGTGATGCCGTAGTTCACCTGTACAGGCGCACTTCCGTCGCAGGAAAGCACATATTCTTTCAGGTTACCCATTACGTCGATCAGCTTATTCATGCGCACCAGATCATACCAGCGCTGGCCTTCGAAAGCCAGTTCCAGTCTGCGTTCCTTCAATATAGCATCGCGTATGGCCGATGGTGTGGCGGCTGTTACCGGAGGCAGGTTCACCCGTTTGCGGATCTGATTGTTGACGATGCCCAGCGCTTCACTACCATTGCCGGTTTCATTCAGCGCTTCTGCTTTCAGGAGCAGAATATCCGCCAGACGTATTTTGCAGATGTAGTCGCCGCTGGCCCAGCCACTGGCATGTTTCCATTTGTAAACGAAAGGAATCTGACCGGAGGTGGCGCAGGGCTTCCAGTATTCATCGGCCCACGCTGCATTATCGAAGGTGATATTGGCGTTTTTCCGGATCTTGTCGCCCTCATCATCGTAAGCACGCACCAGGTCTTTGGAAGGAGTACTGTATTTGCGCCAGTCGTCTTTCGTGATCGACGGTGGTAACACCAGTTGCGGCCCCCAGTTGGCCTGTGGCGTATTTTCAATGAACTGTATCTGGAAAATCACTTCCTTGTTGACATAGTTACTGCCGTCGAACAGCGAGGTGTAAGAAGAACTGAGCTGGTAACCCGCCGGGCTATTAATCACGGCATCGCAATAACTGAGTACCTGCTTATAGTCTCTCCCGGGCATCTGCGCGCTCACCCGTGCGAGCATAGCGTTTACGGCGCCTTTGGTGATGCGGGAGGTACTTAAAGATGCATTGTCGTAGCTGTCGGGCAGCACCAGGGCATCCTGCAGATCTTTCAGTATGGCTGCATATACGTCGTTTTCGGATGAGCGGGGAACGTTGGCCTGGGAGGGTTCTACCGCGCCAAACTTCGTCACCAATGGCACAGGGCCGTACATCTTCACCAGTTCAAAATACATATACGCCCGTATAAACTTAGCTTCAGCTATGATGCCTGCCCGGCGCTGGTTAAGATCCAATGCAGGATCCTTTACACCATCAATTTTTTCAAGTATCAGGTTGGCTTTGGAAATACCGTTATATAACAGCTGCCAGTTAGCAAACACCCTGGTATTAACGGTGCTGATTTTAAGCAGGTCGTACTGATTGATATCTGCGCCATCTCCGCCGGAATAGGCATTGTCGGACCTTACATCTCCCAGGAGCATATCATCCCAGATAAAATATTCTCCATAAAAAGTGGTGTACAGCCCTATCAGCGCTGCTTCCATATCCTGTGCGGTCTGGTACGCATTCCCGGTGGTGGCGCTGGATTCCGGCGCCAGGTCCAGAAATTTTTTACAGCTGCTCACGCTGCCCAGGCAGATCATGAAAAGAAGTATATAGCAAATTTTGTTTCGCATGTTGAAATGATTTTGTGGGTCAGAAAGAAACATTCAATCCTGCAATTACCTGCCTGGTTTGCGGATAAGTGCCGAAGTCGATACCAATGGCGCCATTCTGTCCGCCGAAGGCGCTTACTTCCGGATCATAGCCTGAATAACGGGTAGCGGTCAGCAGATTCTCTCCGGTTACATAAATGCTGGCGCCGTTGATCCGGCAGCGTTTAGTCACCTGATCCGGGAGCCGGTAACTGAGTGTCACTGCCTTCAACCGCAGATAGGAGCCGTTTTCCACGAACCTGGAAGATATCCTGGAATTGGAAACGTCGTCGGGTACGGCTTTGGGAATATCGGTAACCTGTCCTTCTTTGGTCCATCTGCGCAATACGGCAGTCGATTGGTTGCGGTAGTCGTTCATGCCTTCAATTTCGATCCGGGTACCATTGAAAATATCGTTGCCCTGTACTCCCTGCAGGAAAACAGAGAGGTTCCAGCCTTTGTAGCTAAGCGTATTGGTAAGGCCATAAGTGAACCTGGGATTGGCATTGCCGATCACCGTTTTGTCGCCATCACTTACATCGCCGCTTTTGTCGAGGTCCGCATAGGTCATCATGCCGGTTTTAGGATCCACGCCGGTAGCTACGTATCCCCAGAAGGTGCCCAGTGGCAGCCCTTCCCGGATGGTAGAAGTTTCTTCCCGCTGTGGCAGGGCGCCAATCGGCAGTATTTCGTGTCCGATATCTATCACTTTATTCCGGTTCAGCGAGAAGTTGAGATCTGTGTTCCAGCTGAACGGACCAGTGAGGTTTTTGGTACTGACGGTGAACTCCAATCCTTTATTTTCGAGCTTCCCTATATTCTGCAGGGCGCTGGTGAAACCGCTGGAAGTAGCCAGAGGCTTGTCGAACAACAGATCGTGCGTATGTTTCAGATAGGCGTCGGCAGAAAATATAATCCTGGATTTCAGTATGGCGATGTCGATACCAATATTATGCTGCGTGGTAGTTTCCCAGCGGAGATCCCTGTTTTCGGGTGTAATAGGAGCTGTTCCCGGTTGTACGCCGCCGCCCATCACGTAGTTATTGTTGGTGCCCACCTGGCCATACCAGGCATAAGGAACAATATGGTCATTACCTACTTTACCCCAGCCGAAGCGCAGCTTCAGTTCGTCGATATTCCGGACGCTTTTGAAGAATGGCTCTTCTGAAATGCGCCAGCCCAGGGAGAAGGAGGGGAAGTATCCCGTGCGGTTACCCGGACCGAAAACAGAAGATGCATCTGCCCTGAAGTTACCGGTGAAGAGGTATTTATCGGCGTAGCTGTAGTTG
The genomic region above belongs to Chitinophaga sp. 180180018-3 and contains:
- a CDS encoding MFS transporter, with amino-acid sequence MEIKLGLKENWKQFTLLILVNMLVGGMVGLERTIVPLVGTEEFKIGSDIVVFSFIIAFGVVKAFTNLISGVLADKYTRKRVLVLGWIVGLPVPFILAWGPTWNWIIAANILLGISQGLTWSMTVNMKIDLVGPKKRGLAMGLNEAAGYGAVGLTALLTGYLASHYGLRPQPFFIGIFYTIAGLLLSILVIKDTRQHARLESAQVAATTSGEQLHKPDLLWVFRETSLRNKNLFAVSQAGLINNLNDGMSWGVFPLLFLSMGVGLEGIGWIKAVYPVVWGAGQIITGPLADRIGRKPLIVWGMFVQVLGHIVIGFEFFPPLTSGLTGSILLGIGTAMVYPALLAAVSDAAHPSWRASSLGVYRFWRDIGYAVGAVMAGIVSNFLGLVWAVHIAGFVTFLSGVLVWIRMKETTRKFS
- a CDS encoding metalloregulator ArsR/SmtB family transcription factor, coding for MNKRDFKDKVYAELSKVTKALSNPHRLEIVDLLAQGPFSVEEIANYTGMSVANASQHLQTLKNAKLVSITRNGNFIHYSLAGENVFNAWSGLRELGLVYNAEIEKIVTDFRKGYGEINAVPAETLAKMVANNEVILLDVRPEEEYNRGHIHRAISMPVDKLGKHLKNLPKSKMIVAYCRGPFCVYADEAVAILKKKGYKASRMNEGFPDWALRGLPVEHPHQ
- a CDS encoding rhodanese-like domain-containing protein, whose protein sequence is MKYITILLLALAAFSNKIIAQQKDPWNSSQLMAPADLADKISAHQTADLLILSVGPGALIKGSVDIGPAHEQAGMEKLKAYLKNVKKDKEVVIYCGCCPFDKCPNIRPAFQTLTAMGFKNAKLLDLPKNIKVNWLDKKYPTQE
- a CDS encoding RagB/SusD family nutrient uptake outer membrane protein, with translation MRNKICYILLFMICLGSVSSCKKFLDLAPESSATTGNAYQTAQDMEAALIGLYTTFYGEYFIWDDMLLGDVRSDNAYSGGDGADINQYDLLKISTVNTRVFANWQLLYNGISKANLILEKIDGVKDPALDLNQRRAGIIAEAKFIRAYMYFELVKMYGPVPLVTKFGAVEPSQANVPRSSENDVYAAILKDLQDALVLPDSYDNASLSTSRITKGAVNAMLARVSAQMPGRDYKQVLSYCDAVINSPAGYQLSSSYTSLFDGSNYVNKEVIFQIQFIENTPQANWGPQLVLPPSITKDDWRKYSTPSKDLVRAYDDEGDKIRKNANITFDNAAWADEYWKPCATSGQIPFVYKWKHASGWASGDYICKIRLADILLLKAEALNETGNGSEALGIVNNQIRKRVNLPPVTAATPSAIRDAILKERRLELAFEGQRWYDLVRMNKLIDVMGNLKEYVLSCDGSAPVQVNYGITAEKSLLPIPQSEINRNPQLTQNKGY